Proteins from a single region of Punica granatum isolate Tunisia-2019 chromosome 8, ASM765513v2, whole genome shotgun sequence:
- the LOC116187847 gene encoding uncharacterized protein LOC116187847 isoform X4 encodes MFRFVLIVGLNDWIEEKLMENRVGSSHGAQTPKRSRSLDLKSLYKSKASKESSKEAWSKTLKRKGSSVYSSGEENSKKRIKKDALVSNPKNADRNSKKSLAELYNGDLDAGLKGSGSTERENGISLSLSGDAIRIPKRKRGFVGRKKVEAPGAAELPSQSASVQGSSDQATKLEHDDAGNGVNSASDMHAESIRDTSTKEDRACPVNLDQHPKEEADLPAKSNDPSLKKPRKNRRKKKNVEATAGKFVQVAEPLNNDSARKCNDMPEEDEENLEENAAMMLSSRFDPSCTGFGSNSKASMASKSKPSFSSYGRNSASCHDRSGPASLDANNWKLRPRKQHKERGLMRKRRHFYDIVADELDPLWVLDKKIKVFWPLDEKWYYGLVNDYDEERKLHHIKYDDRDEEWVDLRNEKIKILLLRCEVPGMAARKNAASVVHKRKQNLKPTKEGKKRGLSGADDNGVMDSEPIISWLARSKTSTSLGMKRTSISHGVKKQKISPVSLHPAPSLLNGDKVSLKGSVDDGSLRRKERKSHPKSALADRPGGSADSGLKSAISLKERKLPIVYVRRHFRKSTEAFLGKKEDGDFLASDLTCGVSASTADKSEAIDCDISLGKSDPHWSSWSIADSSLQELNTISFKPGECRFELCIPINSFSSHSLGARNLWLFHALPQQGMLMILWPKVHLEMLFVDSVVGLRFLLFEGSLKEAVEFIFLVLALFAPSHDEEKNIDIQVPATSISFKFASVQGCRRQLVFAFYNFFKLKPSKWMYLDLKLMRHCLLTKWLPLSECTYDNIRLLQNGTSRLPASSQCGPSLKGLQKKYRPGKCQLSALKASALTVWEHDSAEHPENDEADSGKTDIPNDHPDTNLHASGASKASLSLDLGTDEHSEKNHAELERSPGSPTIRDIPQKTYSRSLTNGISVEIPQFNQLEKPVDRELRSLPQPNDLASHANGGIIPSPNPTAPRTVWHRTRSSLSCGNSSRGWADVKVDSLQNGFVSGPKKPRTQVSYLLPLSGFDLSSKHRSLHPKNVPHKRIRRPNEKRASDTGRRNFDLLSCEANVLVKHGDRGWRECGAQIVLELAEQNEWKLAVKISGKTQFSYKAHQFLQPGSTNRYTHAMMWKGGKDWTLEFPDRGQWALFKEMHEECYNRNIRAASVKSIPIPGVHLVDENDDSAEGMFIRSSTKYYRQVETDVEMALNPSRVLYDMDSEDEKWISENQSPDVGGRNFNQLSEEVFERTMDMFEKAAYVQQRDQFTPDKVEELVSGASAGPLELTKTIYEHWRQKRQKKGMPLIRHLQPPSWERYKKQVKEWEQIANKANSALPNGCKKAPATEKPPMFAFCMKPRGLEVPNKGSKQRSHKKMSVSGHNHVVYGGDHDGFHAYGRRSNGYTFGDERVIYPGHNYEYLEDYSPLARFSSRDVSNHGYFSMGSDGYYYPALRKNKSKKFGSLISPHDRRIAASYSPRAATGWKNGVHHRNYQLEAFRGPLDGSEMDEFTIRDASGTAEHARNLAKLKRERARRMFDRADLAIHKAVTALMTAEAMKASSEDLNGRE; translated from the exons ATGTTTCGTTTTGTGCTGATCGTG GGTTTAAACGATTGGATTGAGGAAAAGTTGATGGAAAATAGAGTTGGAAGCTCACATGGAGCTCAGACCCCGAAGAGATCGAGATCTCTGGACCTCAAGAGCTTGTACAAGTCAAAAGCTTCGAAGGAGAGTTCGAAGGAGGCCTGGAGTAAGACCTTGAAGCGGAAAGGCAGCTCAGTGTACAGTTCTGGCGAGGAGAATAGCAAGAAGAGGATTAAAAAGGATGCCCTTGTTAGTAATCCGAAGAATGCTGATAGGAACAGTAAGAAGAGTTTAGCTGAACTGTATAATGGTGATCTTGATGCGGGTTTGAAGGGTTCTGGCTCGactgagagagagaatggCATTTCGCTTAGTTTGAGTGGCGATGCGATACGAATCCCGAAAAGGAAACGGGGTTTTGTTGGGCGTAAGAAAGTTGAAGCTCCTGGAGCGGCGGAGCTGCCGAGCCAGTCTGCTAGTGTCCAAGGTTCGAGTGATCAAGCCACAAAGTTGGAGCATGATGATGCGGGCAATGGGGTCAACTCTGCTAGTGATATGCATGCAGAATCCATTCGCGATACAAGTACCAAAGAAGACAGAGCTTGTCCAGTGAATTTGGACCAGCATCCAAAGGAGGAAGCTGATCTTCCCGCCAAAAGTAACGACCCGTCGTTGAAGAAGCCCCGGAAGAATCGccggaagaagaagaatgtgGAAGCGACTGCTGGAAAGTTTGTTCAGGTGGCTGAGCCGCTAAATAATGACTCAGCTAGGAAATGCAATGATATGCCAGAAGAGGATGAGGAGAATCTCGAGGAGAATGCAGCTATGATGCTATCGTCGCGGTTTGATCCAAGTTGCACTGGATTTGGATCTAACAGCAAGGCATCTATGGCATCTAAATCCAAGCCTTCCTTTTCTAGTTATGGTCGAAATTCTGCAAGTTGTCATGACAGGTCAGGTCCGGCATCTTTAGATGCAAATAATTGGAAATTACGACCAAGGAAACAACACAAAGAAAGAGGGCTCATGAGGAAAAGACGGCATTTCTATGATATCGTTGCGGATGAATTGGATCCACTTTGGGTGCTGGACAAGAAGATAAAGGTTTTCTGGCCTCTGGATGAGAAGTGGTATTATGGGCTGGTAAATGACTATGATGAGGAAAGAAAACTTCACCACATTAAATACGACGATCGTGACGAAGAATGGGTAGATCTTAGAAacgaaaaaatcaaaatcttgCTGCTTCGCTGTGAAGTCCCTGGTATGGCTGCACGGAAAAATGCGGCTTCCGTGGTACACAAGAGGAAGCAAAATCTGAAGCCCACAAAGGAAGGCAAGAAGAGAGGTTTGAGTGGAGCTGATGATAATGGTGTAATGGACTCAGAGCCAATTATTTCATGGTTGGCAAGATCCAAGACATCGACCTCTCTTGGTATGAAGAGAACATCTATTTCCCATGGGGTGAAGAAGCAAAAGATATCCCCTGTGTCTTTGCATCCGGCTCCTTCCCTGTTGAATGGTGACAAGGTCAGTCTCAAGGGAAGTGTGGATGATGGTTCCttgagaagaaaagaaaggaaatctCATCCAAAATCTGCTTTAGCAGACAGGCCTGGAGGAAGCGCTGATAGTGGCTTGAAGAGTGCCATTTCTCTTAAAGAGAGAAAGCTTCCTATTGTGTATGTAAGAAGGCATTTTCGCAAGTCCACAGAAGCCTTTTTGGGTAAAAAGGAGGATGGTGATTTCCTTGCATCTGATCTGACATGTGGTGTTTCTGCTTCTACCGCCGATAAATCCGAGGCTATTGACTGTGATATTTCTCTTGGAAAGTCAGATCCTCACTGGTCTTCCTGGTCAATTGCTGATTCAAGCCTACAGGAGCTGAATACAATATCATTTAAACCAGGAGAATGTAGATTTGAATTATGTATACCCATTAATTCCTTTTCGAGTCATTCCTTGGGAGCCCGGAACCTCTGGTTGTTCCATGCTCTGCCTCAACAGGGTATGCTGATGATTTTGTGGCCAAAAGTTCATCTGGAGATGCTTTTTGTTGATAGTGTTGTTGGTTTAAGGTTTCTCTTGTTTGAAGGCAGCTTGAAGGAGGCTGTGGAATTCATTTTTCTTGTACTGGCATTATTTGCTCCAAGTCATGACGAGGAGAAAAACATCGACATACAAGTGCCAGCAACTTCAATAAGTTTCAAATTTGCTTCTGTTCAAGGTTGCAGGCGGCAGCTGGTTTTTGCATTTTACAATTTCTTCAAATTGAAACCCTCAAAGTGGATGTACCTAGACTTGAAGCTGATGAGGCATTGTCTACTCACCAAGTGGCTGCCTTTATCTGAATGCACATACGACAATATCAGACTGCTCCAAAATGGAACAAGCAGATTACCTGCATCTTCTCAGTGTGGTCCTTCGCTTAAG GGTTTGCAGAAGAAATACAGGCCTGGAAAATGCCAGTTGAGTGCACTGAAAG CTTCTGCTCTCACTGTTTGGGAACATGATTCTGCGGAACATCCAGAAAATGACGAAGCTGATTCTGGGAAAACTGACATTCCCAATGATCATCCAGACACTAATCTCCATGCTTCTGGAGCCTCCAAGGCTTCCTTGAGTCTTGATTTGGGTACTGATGAACACTCAGAGAAAAACCATGCTGAGTTGGAAAGGTCGCCTGGGTCTCCTACCATCAGAGATATACCTCAAAAGACTTATTCTAGGTCTTTGACGAATGGAATCAGTGTTGAGATCCCGCAGTTTAATCAATTAGAAAAGCCAGTTGATCGGGAATTGCGGAGTCTCCCACAGCCTAATGATTTGGCTTCGCATGCTAATGGGGGAATTATTCCTAGCCCAAATCCCACTGCTCCCAGAACAGTGTGGCATCGAACCAGAAGTAGTTTGTCGTGTGGAAACTCTTCCCGTGGGTGGGCAGATGTGAAAGTGGACTCGCTCCAGAATGGCTTTGTAAGCGGACCTAAGAAGCCGCGGACTCAGGTTTCATACTTACTGCCACTTAGTGGTTTCGACTTGAGCTCAAAGCACAGAAGTCTCCACCCAAAGAATGTTCCTCACAAGAGAATCAGGAGGCCAAATGAGAAGAGGGCGTCTGATACTGGGCGGAGGAACTTTGATCTGTTATCGTGCGAGGCGAACGTGTTGGTCAAACATGGTGATAGAGGATGGAGAGAATGTGGGGCCCAGATAGTACTAGAGCTTGCCGAGCAGAATGAGTGGAAGCTTGCTGTAAAAATCTCAGGAAAAACACAGTTTTCTTACAAGGCACATCAGTTTTTGCAGCCCGGTTCAACTAATCGGTACACACATGCCATGATGTGGAAAGGAGGAAAGGACTGGACTCTGGAGTTTCCAGACAGGGGCCAGTGGGCTCTTTTCAAGGAGATGCATGAAGAGTGCTACAATCGGAATATTCGTGCTGCATCAGTGAAAAGCATTCCCATTCCTGGTGTCCATTTGGTAGATGAGAATGATGATAGTGCGGAGGGGATGTTCATCCGGAGTTCAACAAAGTACTATAGGCAGGTTGAAACAGATGTGGAGATGGCACTGAACCCTTCACGTGTCCTCTATGACATGGACAGTGAAGATGAGAAGTGGATATCTGAAAATCAGAGTCCTGACGTCGGGGGCCGTAACTTCAATCAGTTGTCTGAGGAGGtgtttgagaggacaatggacATGTTCGAGAAGGCTGCATATGTGCAGCAGCGTGATCAGTTCACTCCTGATAAAGTAGAAGAGCTTGTGAGTGGTGCGAGTGCGGGGCCCCTGGAGCTGACAAAGACCATCTATGAACACTGGCGGCAGAAGAGGCAAAAGAAGGGAATGCCTCTGATCAGACATCTCCAG CCGCCTTCATGGGAGAGGTACAAAAAACAAGTAAAAGAATGGGAGCAAATTGCAAATAAGGCTAATTCTGCTCTTCCTAATGGCTGCAAGAAGGCCCCAGCGACTGAGAAGCCGCCTATGTTTGCTTTCTGTATGAAGCCGAGGGGCTTGGAAGTTCCTAACAAGGGATCGAAGCAGAGATCCCACAAGAAAATGTCAGTTTCCGGGCACAATCATGTTGTTTATGGAGGAGATCATGATGGTTTTCATGCTTACG GGAGACGATCCAATGGTTATACTTTTGGAGACGAAAGGGTCATTTACCCGGGCCATAATtatgagtacctcgaagatTATTCTCCACTCGCTCGATTCTCATCTCGAGATGTATCCAATCATGGGTATTTCTCCATGGGTAGTGATGGCTATTACTATCCTGCTCTTCGCAAGAACAAGTCAAAGAAGTTTGGGTCTCTGATATCCCCCCATGACAGAAGAATAGCAGCTAGTTATAGTCCTAGAGCTGCTACAGGATGGAAAAATGGTGTGCATCATAGGAATTACCAGTTAGAAGCATTTCGAGGACCACTGGATGGTTCAGAGATGGATGAGTTCACCATCCGGGATGCTTCTGGTACTGCAGAACATGCTCGAAACTTGGCCAAGTTGAAGCGAGAGAGGGCGAGGAGGATGTTTGACAGAGCAGATCTCGCCATTCACAAGGCTGTGACCGCTCTCATGACTGCTGAGGCAATGAAAGCTTCTTCGGAGGACTTGAACGGCAGGGAGTAG
- the LOC116187847 gene encoding uncharacterized protein LOC116187847 isoform X1: MFRFVLIVGLNDWIEEKLMENRVGSSHGAQTPKRSRSLDLKSLYKSKASKESSKEAWSKTLKRKGSSVYSSGEENSKKRIKKDALVSNPKNADRNSKKSLAELYNGDLDAGLKGSGSTERENGISLSLSGDAIRIPKRKRGFVGRKKVEAPGAAELPSQSASVQGSSDQATKLEHDDAGNGVNSASDMHAESIRDTSTKEDRACPVNLDQHPKEEADLPAKSNDPSLKKPRKNRRKKKNVEATAGKFVQVAEPLNNDSARKCNDMPEEDEENLEENAAMMLSSRFDPSCTGFGSNSKASMASKSKPSFSSYGRNSASCHDRSGPASLDANNWKLRPRKQHKERGLMRKRRHFYDIVADELDPLWVLDKKIKVFWPLDEKWYYGLVNDYDEERKLHHIKYDDRDEEWVDLRNEKIKILLLRCEVPGMAARKNAASVVHKRKQNLKPTKEGKKRGLSGADDNGVMDSEPIISWLARSKTSTSLGMKRTSISHGVKKQKISPVSLHPAPSLLNGDKVSLKGSVDDGSLRRKERKSHPKSALADRPGGSADSGLKSAISLKERKLPIVYVRRHFRKSTEAFLGKKEDGDFLASDLTCGVSASTADKSEAIDCDISLGKSDPHWSSWSIADSSLQELNTISFKPGECRFELCIPINSFSSHSLGARNLWLFHALPQQGMLMILWPKVHLEMLFVDSVVGLRFLLFEGSLKEAVEFIFLVLALFAPSHDEEKNIDIQVPATSISFKFASVQGCRRQLVFAFYNFFKLKPSKWMYLDLKLMRHCLLTKWLPLSECTYDNIRLLQNGTSRLPASSQCGPSLKGLQKKYRPGKCQLSALKGGNHLNANHSCNFNRSCRSLPPFALSFAAAPTFFLGLHLQLLMKHTVFEASALTVWEHDSAEHPENDEADSGKTDIPNDHPDTNLHASGASKASLSLDLGTDEHSEKNHAELERSPGSPTIRDIPQKTYSRSLTNGISVEIPQFNQLEKPVDRELRSLPQPNDLASHANGGIIPSPNPTAPRTVWHRTRSSLSCGNSSRGWADVKVDSLQNGFVSGPKKPRTQVSYLLPLSGFDLSSKHRSLHPKNVPHKRIRRPNEKRASDTGRRNFDLLSCEANVLVKHGDRGWRECGAQIVLELAEQNEWKLAVKISGKTQFSYKAHQFLQPGSTNRYTHAMMWKGGKDWTLEFPDRGQWALFKEMHEECYNRNIRAASVKSIPIPGVHLVDENDDSAEGMFIRSSTKYYRQVETDVEMALNPSRVLYDMDSEDEKWISENQSPDVGGRNFNQLSEEVFERTMDMFEKAAYVQQRDQFTPDKVEELVSGASAGPLELTKTIYEHWRQKRQKKGMPLIRHLQPPSWERYKKQVKEWEQIANKANSALPNGCKKAPATEKPPMFAFCMKPRGLEVPNKGSKQRSHKKMSVSGHNHVVYGGDHDGFHAYGRRSNGYTFGDERVIYPGHNYEYLEDYSPLARFSSRDVSNHGYFSMGSDGYYYPALRKNKSKKFGSLISPHDRRIAASYSPRAATGWKNGVHHRNYQLEAFRGPLDGSEMDEFTIRDASGTAEHARNLAKLKRERARRMFDRADLAIHKAVTALMTAEAMKASSEDLNGRE, from the exons ATGTTTCGTTTTGTGCTGATCGTG GGTTTAAACGATTGGATTGAGGAAAAGTTGATGGAAAATAGAGTTGGAAGCTCACATGGAGCTCAGACCCCGAAGAGATCGAGATCTCTGGACCTCAAGAGCTTGTACAAGTCAAAAGCTTCGAAGGAGAGTTCGAAGGAGGCCTGGAGTAAGACCTTGAAGCGGAAAGGCAGCTCAGTGTACAGTTCTGGCGAGGAGAATAGCAAGAAGAGGATTAAAAAGGATGCCCTTGTTAGTAATCCGAAGAATGCTGATAGGAACAGTAAGAAGAGTTTAGCTGAACTGTATAATGGTGATCTTGATGCGGGTTTGAAGGGTTCTGGCTCGactgagagagagaatggCATTTCGCTTAGTTTGAGTGGCGATGCGATACGAATCCCGAAAAGGAAACGGGGTTTTGTTGGGCGTAAGAAAGTTGAAGCTCCTGGAGCGGCGGAGCTGCCGAGCCAGTCTGCTAGTGTCCAAGGTTCGAGTGATCAAGCCACAAAGTTGGAGCATGATGATGCGGGCAATGGGGTCAACTCTGCTAGTGATATGCATGCAGAATCCATTCGCGATACAAGTACCAAAGAAGACAGAGCTTGTCCAGTGAATTTGGACCAGCATCCAAAGGAGGAAGCTGATCTTCCCGCCAAAAGTAACGACCCGTCGTTGAAGAAGCCCCGGAAGAATCGccggaagaagaagaatgtgGAAGCGACTGCTGGAAAGTTTGTTCAGGTGGCTGAGCCGCTAAATAATGACTCAGCTAGGAAATGCAATGATATGCCAGAAGAGGATGAGGAGAATCTCGAGGAGAATGCAGCTATGATGCTATCGTCGCGGTTTGATCCAAGTTGCACTGGATTTGGATCTAACAGCAAGGCATCTATGGCATCTAAATCCAAGCCTTCCTTTTCTAGTTATGGTCGAAATTCTGCAAGTTGTCATGACAGGTCAGGTCCGGCATCTTTAGATGCAAATAATTGGAAATTACGACCAAGGAAACAACACAAAGAAAGAGGGCTCATGAGGAAAAGACGGCATTTCTATGATATCGTTGCGGATGAATTGGATCCACTTTGGGTGCTGGACAAGAAGATAAAGGTTTTCTGGCCTCTGGATGAGAAGTGGTATTATGGGCTGGTAAATGACTATGATGAGGAAAGAAAACTTCACCACATTAAATACGACGATCGTGACGAAGAATGGGTAGATCTTAGAAacgaaaaaatcaaaatcttgCTGCTTCGCTGTGAAGTCCCTGGTATGGCTGCACGGAAAAATGCGGCTTCCGTGGTACACAAGAGGAAGCAAAATCTGAAGCCCACAAAGGAAGGCAAGAAGAGAGGTTTGAGTGGAGCTGATGATAATGGTGTAATGGACTCAGAGCCAATTATTTCATGGTTGGCAAGATCCAAGACATCGACCTCTCTTGGTATGAAGAGAACATCTATTTCCCATGGGGTGAAGAAGCAAAAGATATCCCCTGTGTCTTTGCATCCGGCTCCTTCCCTGTTGAATGGTGACAAGGTCAGTCTCAAGGGAAGTGTGGATGATGGTTCCttgagaagaaaagaaaggaaatctCATCCAAAATCTGCTTTAGCAGACAGGCCTGGAGGAAGCGCTGATAGTGGCTTGAAGAGTGCCATTTCTCTTAAAGAGAGAAAGCTTCCTATTGTGTATGTAAGAAGGCATTTTCGCAAGTCCACAGAAGCCTTTTTGGGTAAAAAGGAGGATGGTGATTTCCTTGCATCTGATCTGACATGTGGTGTTTCTGCTTCTACCGCCGATAAATCCGAGGCTATTGACTGTGATATTTCTCTTGGAAAGTCAGATCCTCACTGGTCTTCCTGGTCAATTGCTGATTCAAGCCTACAGGAGCTGAATACAATATCATTTAAACCAGGAGAATGTAGATTTGAATTATGTATACCCATTAATTCCTTTTCGAGTCATTCCTTGGGAGCCCGGAACCTCTGGTTGTTCCATGCTCTGCCTCAACAGGGTATGCTGATGATTTTGTGGCCAAAAGTTCATCTGGAGATGCTTTTTGTTGATAGTGTTGTTGGTTTAAGGTTTCTCTTGTTTGAAGGCAGCTTGAAGGAGGCTGTGGAATTCATTTTTCTTGTACTGGCATTATTTGCTCCAAGTCATGACGAGGAGAAAAACATCGACATACAAGTGCCAGCAACTTCAATAAGTTTCAAATTTGCTTCTGTTCAAGGTTGCAGGCGGCAGCTGGTTTTTGCATTTTACAATTTCTTCAAATTGAAACCCTCAAAGTGGATGTACCTAGACTTGAAGCTGATGAGGCATTGTCTACTCACCAAGTGGCTGCCTTTATCTGAATGCACATACGACAATATCAGACTGCTCCAAAATGGAACAAGCAGATTACCTGCATCTTCTCAGTGTGGTCCTTCGCTTAAG GGTTTGCAGAAGAAATACAGGCCTGGAAAATGCCAGTTGAGTGCACTGAAAGGTGGAAATCACTTGAATGCAAACCATTCTTGTAATTTTAATCGCAGCTGCCGATCGCTTCCTCCatttgccctttcttttgctGCTGCTCCCACTTTCTTTCTTGGCCTGCATCTCCAACTTCTCATGAAGCATACTGTTTTTGAAGCTTCTGCTCTCACTGTTTGGGAACATGATTCTGCGGAACATCCAGAAAATGACGAAGCTGATTCTGGGAAAACTGACATTCCCAATGATCATCCAGACACTAATCTCCATGCTTCTGGAGCCTCCAAGGCTTCCTTGAGTCTTGATTTGGGTACTGATGAACACTCAGAGAAAAACCATGCTGAGTTGGAAAGGTCGCCTGGGTCTCCTACCATCAGAGATATACCTCAAAAGACTTATTCTAGGTCTTTGACGAATGGAATCAGTGTTGAGATCCCGCAGTTTAATCAATTAGAAAAGCCAGTTGATCGGGAATTGCGGAGTCTCCCACAGCCTAATGATTTGGCTTCGCATGCTAATGGGGGAATTATTCCTAGCCCAAATCCCACTGCTCCCAGAACAGTGTGGCATCGAACCAGAAGTAGTTTGTCGTGTGGAAACTCTTCCCGTGGGTGGGCAGATGTGAAAGTGGACTCGCTCCAGAATGGCTTTGTAAGCGGACCTAAGAAGCCGCGGACTCAGGTTTCATACTTACTGCCACTTAGTGGTTTCGACTTGAGCTCAAAGCACAGAAGTCTCCACCCAAAGAATGTTCCTCACAAGAGAATCAGGAGGCCAAATGAGAAGAGGGCGTCTGATACTGGGCGGAGGAACTTTGATCTGTTATCGTGCGAGGCGAACGTGTTGGTCAAACATGGTGATAGAGGATGGAGAGAATGTGGGGCCCAGATAGTACTAGAGCTTGCCGAGCAGAATGAGTGGAAGCTTGCTGTAAAAATCTCAGGAAAAACACAGTTTTCTTACAAGGCACATCAGTTTTTGCAGCCCGGTTCAACTAATCGGTACACACATGCCATGATGTGGAAAGGAGGAAAGGACTGGACTCTGGAGTTTCCAGACAGGGGCCAGTGGGCTCTTTTCAAGGAGATGCATGAAGAGTGCTACAATCGGAATATTCGTGCTGCATCAGTGAAAAGCATTCCCATTCCTGGTGTCCATTTGGTAGATGAGAATGATGATAGTGCGGAGGGGATGTTCATCCGGAGTTCAACAAAGTACTATAGGCAGGTTGAAACAGATGTGGAGATGGCACTGAACCCTTCACGTGTCCTCTATGACATGGACAGTGAAGATGAGAAGTGGATATCTGAAAATCAGAGTCCTGACGTCGGGGGCCGTAACTTCAATCAGTTGTCTGAGGAGGtgtttgagaggacaatggacATGTTCGAGAAGGCTGCATATGTGCAGCAGCGTGATCAGTTCACTCCTGATAAAGTAGAAGAGCTTGTGAGTGGTGCGAGTGCGGGGCCCCTGGAGCTGACAAAGACCATCTATGAACACTGGCGGCAGAAGAGGCAAAAGAAGGGAATGCCTCTGATCAGACATCTCCAG CCGCCTTCATGGGAGAGGTACAAAAAACAAGTAAAAGAATGGGAGCAAATTGCAAATAAGGCTAATTCTGCTCTTCCTAATGGCTGCAAGAAGGCCCCAGCGACTGAGAAGCCGCCTATGTTTGCTTTCTGTATGAAGCCGAGGGGCTTGGAAGTTCCTAACAAGGGATCGAAGCAGAGATCCCACAAGAAAATGTCAGTTTCCGGGCACAATCATGTTGTTTATGGAGGAGATCATGATGGTTTTCATGCTTACG GGAGACGATCCAATGGTTATACTTTTGGAGACGAAAGGGTCATTTACCCGGGCCATAATtatgagtacctcgaagatTATTCTCCACTCGCTCGATTCTCATCTCGAGATGTATCCAATCATGGGTATTTCTCCATGGGTAGTGATGGCTATTACTATCCTGCTCTTCGCAAGAACAAGTCAAAGAAGTTTGGGTCTCTGATATCCCCCCATGACAGAAGAATAGCAGCTAGTTATAGTCCTAGAGCTGCTACAGGATGGAAAAATGGTGTGCATCATAGGAATTACCAGTTAGAAGCATTTCGAGGACCACTGGATGGTTCAGAGATGGATGAGTTCACCATCCGGGATGCTTCTGGTACTGCAGAACATGCTCGAAACTTGGCCAAGTTGAAGCGAGAGAGGGCGAGGAGGATGTTTGACAGAGCAGATCTCGCCATTCACAAGGCTGTGACCGCTCTCATGACTGCTGAGGCAATGAAAGCTTCTTCGGAGGACTTGAACGGCAGGGAGTAG